A genomic region of Rhizobium sp. NXC24 contains the following coding sequences:
- the groL gene encoding chaperonin GroEL (60 kDa chaperone family; promotes refolding of misfolded polypeptides especially under stressful conditions; forms two stacked rings of heptamers to form a barrel-shaped 14mer; ends can be capped by GroES; misfolded proteins enter the barrel where they are refolded when GroES binds), with the protein MAAKEVKFGRSAREKMLRGVDILADAVKVTLGPKGRNVVIDKSFGAPRITKDGVTVAKEIELEDKFENMGAQMVREVASKTNDIAGDGTTTATVLAQAIVREGAKAVAAGMNPMDLKRGIDLAVAEVVKDLQAKAKKINTSEEVAQVGTISANGEKQIGLDIAEAMQKVGNEGVITVEEAKTAETELEVVEGMQFDRGYLSPYFVTNPEKMIADLEDAFILLHEKKLSNLQAMLPVLEAVVQTGKPLLIIAEDVEGEALATLVVNKLRGGLKIAAVKAPGFGDRRKAMLEDIAILTGGTVISEDLGIKLESVTLDMLGRAKKVSISKENTTIVDGSGAKSDIEGRVAQIKAQIEETTSDYDREKLQERLAKLAGGVAVIRVGGSTEVEVKEKKDRIDDALNATRAAVQEGIVPGGGTALLRSSVKITAKGENDDQEAGINIIRRALQAPCRQIAENAGDEASIVVGKILDKNEDNWGYNAQTGVYGDMISMGIVDPVKVVRTALQDAASVASLLITTEAMIAELPKKDAPAGMPGGMGGMGGMDMM; encoded by the coding sequence ATGGCAGCTAAAGAAGTAAAATTCGGCCGCAGCGCCCGCGAAAAGATGCTTCGTGGCGTCGACATCCTCGCTGACGCAGTGAAGGTCACGCTCGGCCCGAAGGGTCGTAACGTCGTTATCGACAAGTCCTTCGGCGCTCCGCGCATCACCAAGGACGGCGTCACCGTCGCCAAGGAAATCGAACTCGAAGACAAGTTCGAAAACATGGGCGCACAGATGGTCCGCGAAGTTGCTTCGAAGACCAACGACATCGCCGGCGACGGCACCACGACCGCAACCGTTCTCGCCCAGGCCATCGTTCGCGAAGGCGCCAAGGCCGTTGCAGCCGGCATGAACCCGATGGACCTGAAGCGCGGCATCGATCTCGCCGTTGCTGAAGTCGTCAAGGATCTCCAGGCCAAGGCCAAGAAGATCAACACCTCGGAAGAAGTCGCACAGGTCGGCACGATCTCCGCAAACGGCGAAAAGCAGATCGGTCTCGATATTGCTGAAGCCATGCAGAAGGTCGGCAACGAAGGCGTCATCACGGTTGAAGAAGCCAAGACCGCCGAAACCGAACTCGAAGTCGTCGAAGGCATGCAGTTCGACCGCGGCTACCTCAGCCCCTACTTCGTGACCAACCCGGAAAAGATGATCGCCGACCTCGAAGACGCGTTCATCCTCCTGCACGAGAAGAAGCTCTCGAACCTGCAGGCCATGCTTCCGGTTCTCGAAGCTGTCGTGCAGACCGGCAAGCCGCTCCTCATCATCGCTGAAGACGTCGAAGGCGAAGCTCTTGCTACGCTCGTCGTCAACAAGCTGCGCGGTGGTCTGAAGATCGCTGCCGTCAAGGCTCCGGGCTTCGGCGATCGCCGCAAGGCCATGCTGGAAGACATCGCCATCCTGACGGGCGGCACTGTCATCTCCGAAGACCTCGGCATCAAGCTCGAATCTGTCACCCTCGACATGCTCGGCCGCGCCAAGAAGGTTTCGATCTCCAAGGAAAACACCACGATCGTCGACGGTTCGGGCGCTAAGTCCGACATCGAAGGCCGCGTTGCCCAGATCAAGGCCCAGATCGAAGAAACCACCTCCGACTACGACCGCGAAAAGCTGCAGGAACGTCTTGCCAAGCTCGCTGGCGGCGTTGCCGTCATCCGCGTCGGCGGCTCGACGGAAGTCGAAGTCAAGGAAAAGAAGGACCGCATCGACGACGCTCTGAACGCGACGCGCGCTGCTGTTCAGGAAGGCATCGTACCGGGCGGCGGCACGGCTCTGCTGCGCTCCTCCGTCAAGATCACCGCAAAGGGTGAAAACGACGACCAGGAAGCCGGCATCAACATCATCCGCCGTGCTCTGCAGGCTCCTTGCCGCCAGATCGCTGAAAACGCTGGTGATGAAGCCTCCATCGTTGTCGGCAAGATCCTCGACAAGAACGAAGACAACTGGGGCTACAACGCTCAGACGGGCGTCTATGGCGACATGATCTCCATGGGCATCGTCGACCCGGTCAAGGTCGTTCGCACGGCTCTGCAGGACGCAGCTTCGGTTGCTTCGCTGCTGATCACCACCGAAGCCATGATCGCCGAGCTGCCGAAGAAGGACGCTCCGGCTGGCATGCCAGGCGGCATGGGCGGCATGGGCGGCATGGACATGATGTGA
- a CDS encoding LysR family transcriptional regulator codes for MNDMLNGIPEFVEAVEAGGFSAAAARMNLSRSAIGKAIARLERRLNTRLFHRTTRMQSLTDEGQAFYERCRRALDEIQSGEAMLESGKREVTGRLRISMPVLFGRRCAAPLLLELARMHPKLELDLSFSDRVVDLFEEGFDLAIRNGVLRDEAGLAARKVALHRMTLCASPDYLAARGAPQAIDDLAGHDLIVYARSGETKKWTFLQENGTAVDYFPETRLRFDDLEVLADAAASGMGIAWLPCWLVRDYVAAGTLTPALKNVSSRAVNVYAVWPQVPQLSLKMRAVIDLLAARLPDIMN; via the coding sequence ATGAATGACATGCTCAACGGCATTCCGGAATTCGTGGAGGCAGTCGAAGCCGGCGGCTTTTCGGCGGCGGCGGCGCGCATGAATCTGTCGCGCTCGGCGATCGGCAAGGCCATCGCAAGACTGGAGAGGCGCCTGAACACTCGCCTGTTTCATCGCACCACGCGCATGCAGAGCCTGACAGATGAAGGCCAGGCTTTTTACGAGCGCTGCCGCCGGGCACTGGACGAGATACAGTCGGGCGAGGCCATGCTGGAATCGGGAAAGCGCGAGGTCACGGGGCGCCTGCGCATCTCCATGCCCGTCCTCTTCGGCCGCCGCTGTGCCGCGCCGCTGCTGCTGGAACTAGCCCGCATGCATCCCAAGCTCGAACTGGATCTCTCCTTCAGTGATCGGGTGGTCGATCTCTTTGAGGAGGGGTTCGATCTGGCCATTCGCAACGGCGTGCTGCGCGATGAAGCCGGCCTTGCCGCCCGCAAGGTCGCCCTTCATCGCATGACGCTCTGCGCGTCGCCGGATTATCTTGCCGCAAGAGGCGCGCCGCAGGCCATCGACGACCTCGCCGGCCATGACCTCATCGTCTATGCGAGATCGGGCGAAACGAAGAAATGGACCTTCCTGCAGGAGAACGGCACGGCCGTTGATTATTTTCCCGAAACGCGTCTGCGCTTCGATGATCTGGAGGTCCTTGCCGACGCGGCGGCGTCCGGGATGGGGATCGCGTGGCTGCCTTGCTGGCTGGTGCGTGACTACGTGGCTGCCGGCACGCTCACGCCGGCGCTGAAGAATGTTTCCAGTCGAGCCGTCAATGTCTACGCGGTTTGGCCGCAGGTGCCGCAGCTCTCGTTGAAGATGCGTGCGGTCATAGACCTCCTGGCGGCACGCCTGCCTGATATTATGAATTGA
- a CDS encoding DUF6290 family protein: MSKQTAIRLPDETYERLQALAERTGRTATYYIRQAIEAHLQDLEDVYLAERAMERIKKGEDEIVSSEEFWRGLDD, translated from the coding sequence ATGAGCAAGCAGACAGCTATCCGTTTGCCAGATGAGACCTATGAGCGCCTACAGGCTCTGGCCGAACGCACCGGTCGTACAGCAACCTACTATATCCGGCAGGCGATTGAAGCACATCTGCAGGACCTGGAGGACGTGTATTTGGCTGAGCGGGCCATGGAGCGGATTAAGAAGGGCGAAGACGAGATCGTAAGCTCCGAGGAGTTCTGGCGTGGTCTGGACGATTGA
- a CDS encoding DoxX family protein, with the protein MSNTNNIIILVARILLAFMFIFAGFGKLADPSSTAGMIAGAGMPAATLLTYLAGAFEFVTGVCVLVGFQIRIVGWLLALFCVFTGIVFHLPTVNVPDFPAAANGWINGLNFVNFLKNVTLAGAYIMLATNGPGAYSLDARRGAYAAA; encoded by the coding sequence ATGTCCAACACCAATAACATCATCATCCTTGTGGCGCGCATCCTGCTCGCCTTCATGTTTATCTTCGCCGGCTTCGGCAAGCTTGCCGATCCGTCAAGCACCGCAGGCATGATTGCCGGCGCCGGCATGCCTGCCGCCACGCTTCTCACCTATCTCGCTGGTGCCTTCGAATTCGTGACCGGCGTCTGCGTTCTCGTCGGCTTCCAGATCCGCATCGTCGGCTGGCTGCTCGCCCTGTTCTGCGTCTTCACCGGCATTGTCTTCCACCTGCCGACCGTCAACGTTCCTGACTTTCCGGCTGCCGCCAATGGCTGGATCAACGGCCTGAACTTCGTCAACTTCCTGAAGAACGTCACGCTCGCTGGCGCCTACATCATGCTCGCCACCAATGGCCCGGGCGCCTATTCGCTCGACGCACGCCGCGGCGCCTACGCAGCCGCCTGA
- a CDS encoding type II toxin-antitoxin system RelE/ParE family toxin, producing MVWTIEYARSARKFVEKLDPKTRRRIRDFLEERLPSLHDPRQVGDALQGAKLGNYWRYRVGDYRIICDLQDSRLVVLVVEIGNRRDIYR from the coding sequence GTGGTCTGGACGATTGAGTACGCCCGATCTGCTCGCAAATTCGTTGAAAAACTCGACCCAAAGACACGCAGGAGAATAAGGGACTTTCTGGAAGAGCGTCTTCCGAGCCTGCACGATCCGCGCCAGGTCGGCGACGCTTTGCAAGGTGCAAAACTCGGAAACTATTGGCGTTATCGGGTTGGCGACTATCGGATCATTTGCGATCTGCAGGATAGCCGGCTGGTCGTGTTAGTCGTCGAAATCGGCAACCGTCGCGACATCTATCGTTGA
- the groES gene encoding co-chaperone GroES, translating into MASTNFRPLHDRVVVRRVESEEKTKGGIIIPDTAKEKPQEGEIVAVGSGARDESGKVVALDVKVGDRVLFGKWSGTEVKLNGEDLLIMKEADIMGIIG; encoded by the coding sequence ATGGCAAGCACCAATTTCCGCCCCCTTCATGACCGTGTCGTCGTTCGTCGCGTCGAGTCGGAAGAAAAGACCAAGGGTGGCATCATCATTCCGGACACCGCCAAGGAAAAGCCGCAGGAAGGCGAAATCGTCGCCGTCGGTTCTGGCGCCCGTGATGAATCCGGCAAGGTCGTAGCACTCGACGTCAAGGTTGGCGATCGCGTTCTGTTCGGCAAGTGGTCCGGCACCGAAGTCAAGCTCAACGGCGAAGACCTTCTGATCATGAAGGAAGCCGACATCATGGGCATCATCGGCTAA
- a CDS encoding ATP phosphoribosyltransferase regulatory subunit has protein sequence MPLINLPDFAGDLLAEFGARGTERVDTPIIQPAEPFLDMAGEDLRRRIFMTENETGASLCLRPEFTIPVCLRHIETATGTPKRYSYLGEIFRQRREGGNEFYQAGIEDLGDRDIAGADARLIGDAIGILNRLVPGRALSVTLGDQAVFEAVVQALGLPSGWQKRLVHAFGNMTQLQTLLARLASPQPVTGLDPHVFDFLTRGDEQGLVKHIDSTMKATGYSTNASRSPQEIARRLREKLVLSETRLDDAAFGVLEEFLSLRLPLAEASSALAGFADAAGLKLGTALERFDARVAALAKAGVNAAQIEYRAAFGRPLDYYTGLVFEVMVEGSPAVLAGGGRFDRLLTLLGAKDHIPAVGFALWLDRIETARAA, from the coding sequence ATGCCCCTGATCAACCTCCCAGATTTTGCCGGCGATCTCCTAGCCGAGTTCGGTGCCCGCGGAACGGAGCGGGTGGATACGCCGATCATCCAGCCGGCCGAGCCCTTTCTCGACATGGCGGGCGAAGACCTGCGCCGCCGTATCTTCATGACGGAGAACGAGACCGGTGCCAGCCTCTGCCTGCGTCCCGAATTCACCATTCCTGTCTGCCTGCGTCATATCGAGACCGCGACCGGTACGCCGAAGCGCTATTCCTATCTTGGCGAGATCTTCCGCCAGCGCCGCGAAGGCGGCAATGAATTCTATCAGGCGGGAATAGAAGATCTTGGCGACCGCGATATCGCCGGCGCCGACGCCCGCCTCATCGGTGATGCCATCGGCATTCTCAATCGGCTGGTGCCGGGCAGGGCGCTATCGGTGACGCTCGGCGATCAAGCCGTTTTCGAGGCCGTCGTGCAGGCGCTCGGTCTGCCCTCCGGCTGGCAGAAGCGCCTGGTGCATGCCTTCGGCAATATGACGCAGCTCCAAACGCTGCTGGCACGGCTCGCAAGCCCGCAGCCGGTCACTGGCCTTGATCCGCATGTGTTTGATTTTCTGACGCGCGGCGACGAGCAGGGGCTGGTCAAGCATATCGACAGCACCATGAAGGCGACCGGCTATTCCACCAATGCCAGCCGCTCGCCGCAGGAGATCGCCCGCCGTCTTCGCGAAAAGCTGGTTCTCTCGGAAACGCGGCTCGATGATGCCGCTTTCGGTGTCCTGGAGGAATTCCTGTCGCTCCGCCTGCCGCTCGCCGAGGCATCTTCCGCGCTGGCCGGCTTTGCCGATGCGGCCGGGCTGAAGCTCGGAACTGCGCTTGAGCGTTTCGATGCCCGCGTTGCGGCCCTTGCCAAGGCCGGCGTCAACGCTGCCCAGATCGAGTATCGCGCCGCCTTCGGCCGTCCGCTCGACTATTACACCGGCCTCGTCTTCGAGGTGATGGTGGAAGGATCGCCGGCAGTGCTCGCCGGCGGCGGCCGTTTTGACCGGCTGCTGACACTGCTCGGCGCCAAGGACCACATTCCGGCCGTCGGCTTCGCGCTCTGGCTCGACCGCATCGAAACCGCGAGGGCCGCCTGA
- the hisS gene encoding histidine--tRNA ligase, with protein sequence MSDKQKKPQKLKARLPRGFVDRSASDIRAVNEMTAKIRAVYEHYGFDPVETPLFEYTDALGKFLPDSDRPNEGVFSLQDDDEQWMSLRYDLTAPLARHVAENFNEIQLPYRTYRAGYVFRNEKPGPGRFRQFMQFDADTVGAPGVQADAEMCMMMADTLESLGIKRGDYVVRVNNRKVLDGVLEAIGLGGDDKAGQRLNVLRAIDKLDKFGPEGVALLLGPGRKDESGDFTKGAGLNADQIEKVLFFVGIKDYAESAVRLAELVAGTSNGSEGVEELNLIGSLVTSAGYHSDRIKIDPSVVRGLEYYTGPVYEAELLFDVTNEKGEKVVFGSVGGGGRYDGLVSRFMGQPVPATGFSIGVSRLMTALKNLGKLGQDEVIAPVLVTVMDGDVEAMGRYQRMTQQLRAAGIRAEMFQGNWKKFGNQLKYADRRGCPIAIIQGGDERAQGVVQLKDLIEGKRLSGEIEDNASWREARVAQETAPEADLVTKVQEILAAQAEDRKRAAGNV encoded by the coding sequence ATGAGCGATAAACAAAAGAAACCGCAGAAGCTCAAGGCCCGCTTGCCGCGTGGCTTTGTCGATCGTTCGGCGAGCGATATTCGCGCCGTCAACGAAATGACCGCCAAGATCCGGGCCGTGTATGAGCATTATGGTTTCGATCCCGTCGAAACGCCGCTGTTCGAATATACCGATGCGCTCGGCAAGTTCCTGCCCGATAGCGATCGTCCGAACGAGGGCGTATTCTCGCTTCAGGATGACGACGAGCAGTGGATGTCGCTGCGCTACGACCTGACGGCGCCGCTCGCCCGTCATGTCGCGGAGAATTTCAACGAAATCCAGCTTCCCTACCGCACCTATCGTGCCGGCTATGTCTTCCGCAACGAGAAGCCAGGCCCGGGCCGCTTCCGCCAGTTCATGCAGTTCGACGCCGATACGGTCGGCGCGCCGGGCGTGCAGGCCGATGCCGAAATGTGCATGATGATGGCCGACACGCTGGAGTCGCTTGGCATTAAGCGCGGCGACTATGTCGTCCGCGTCAACAACCGCAAGGTTCTGGATGGCGTGCTCGAGGCGATCGGTCTCGGCGGCGACGACAAGGCGGGCCAGCGGCTGAACGTGCTGCGCGCCATCGATAAGCTCGACAAGTTCGGGCCGGAAGGTGTTGCGCTGCTGCTCGGGCCGGGCCGCAAGGACGAGTCCGGCGATTTCACCAAGGGTGCCGGGCTGAACGCCGACCAAATCGAGAAGGTGCTCTTCTTCGTCGGTATCAAGGATTATGCCGAAAGTGCCGTCCGGCTTGCTGAGCTTGTCGCCGGCACGTCCAACGGCAGCGAAGGCGTCGAGGAGCTGAACCTGATCGGCTCGCTCGTCACCAGCGCCGGCTATCATTCCGATCGCATCAAGATCGATCCGTCCGTCGTGCGCGGCCTCGAATATTATACCGGCCCGGTCTACGAAGCCGAGCTCCTGTTCGACGTTACCAATGAAAAGGGCGAAAAGGTCGTCTTCGGCTCGGTTGGCGGCGGTGGCCGTTATGACGGACTCGTCTCACGTTTCATGGGGCAGCCGGTTCCGGCCACGGGCTTCTCCATCGGCGTCTCGCGCCTGATGACGGCCTTGAAGAATCTTGGCAAGCTCGGTCAGGACGAGGTGATCGCCCCCGTCCTGGTCACCGTCATGGACGGCGATGTCGAGGCGATGGGCCGCTATCAGCGGATGACGCAGCAATTGCGCGCCGCCGGTATCCGCGCCGAGATGTTTCAGGGCAATTGGAAGAAGTTCGGCAATCAGCTCAAATATGCCGATCGCCGCGGCTGCCCGATCGCCATCATTCAGGGCGGCGACGAGCGCGCGCAAGGTGTCGTGCAACTCAAGGATCTGATCGAGGGCAAGCGCCTCTCCGGCGAGATCGAGGACAATGCGAGCTGGCGCGAGGCCCGCGTCGCGCAGGAAACCGCGCCGGAAGCCGATCTGGTGACCAAGGTGCAGGAGATTTTGGCGGCGCAGGCGGAAGACCGCAAGAGGGCGGCCGGCAATGTCTGA
- a CDS encoding glutathione binding-like protein, whose product MADLSSFPITKRWPASNSDIIQLYSLPTPNGVKVSIALEELGLPYEPHLISFSTNDQKSPEFVSLNPNGRIPAIIDPNGPDGKPIGLFESGAILVYLAEKTGKLMPRDAAGRYETLQWVFFQMAGIGPMFGQFGHFFKFAADKVANNAYPVERYRDESKRLLSVLESRLQGRQWIMGDEYTIADIATFPWVRGVDVFYGGREVLDFASFPAVTDWLERAIARPASQRGLNIPKRD is encoded by the coding sequence ATGGCCGATCTGTCTTCATTTCCAATTACCAAGCGCTGGCCTGCCAGCAATTCGGATATTATCCAGCTCTACTCACTGCCGACGCCGAACGGCGTCAAGGTATCGATTGCGCTCGAAGAACTTGGCCTTCCCTATGAGCCACATCTGATTTCCTTTAGCACCAACGACCAGAAGTCGCCGGAATTCGTCTCGCTCAATCCCAACGGCCGCATTCCCGCGATCATCGATCCCAACGGCCCTGACGGTAAGCCGATCGGCCTGTTCGAATCGGGTGCCATCCTCGTCTATCTCGCCGAAAAGACAGGTAAGCTGATGCCCCGGGATGCGGCCGGGCGCTATGAAACATTGCAATGGGTGTTCTTCCAGATGGCCGGCATTGGCCCGATGTTCGGACAGTTCGGCCACTTCTTCAAATTCGCCGCCGACAAGGTCGCCAACAACGCCTATCCGGTCGAGCGATATCGTGATGAAAGCAAGCGCCTGTTGAGCGTCTTGGAAAGCCGCCTGCAGGGCCGCCAGTGGATCATGGGCGACGAATATACCATCGCCGACATTGCCACTTTTCCGTGGGTCCGGGGCGTCGATGTCTTTTACGGCGGCCGGGAAGTTCTCGATTTCGCAAGTTTCCCGGCGGTCACGGATTGGCTTGAACGCGCTATCGCTCGCCCGGCGAGCCAACGCGGGCTGAACATCCCGAAACGGGATTGA
- the hisG gene encoding ATP phosphoribosyltransferase: MTITIALPSKGRMKDDCSAVFERAGMPIVAVGNDRSYRGRVEGWDGVEIAFLSASEISREIGNGSVDFGITGEDLVREGMAEADRRVEFCARLGFGHADVVVAVPDIWLDVDTMADLGDVAADFRARHGRRLTVATKYWRLTQQFFSSQHGIQLYRIVESLGATEGAPASGSADIIVDITSTGSTLRANHLKVLSDGIILRSEACLVRARKESHESDPLVQRIIVAVRGAL; encoded by the coding sequence ATGACCATCACCATAGCGCTTCCCTCCAAGGGCCGCATGAAGGACGATTGCTCGGCGGTCTTCGAGCGCGCCGGCATGCCCATCGTCGCCGTCGGCAATGATCGCTCCTATCGCGGCCGTGTCGAAGGCTGGGACGGCGTCGAGATCGCTTTCCTGTCGGCCTCGGAAATCTCGCGCGAGATCGGCAACGGCAGCGTCGATTTCGGCATTACCGGCGAAGATCTCGTGCGCGAAGGCATGGCGGAGGCCGATCGCCGTGTCGAATTCTGCGCAAGGCTTGGTTTTGGTCATGCCGATGTCGTCGTCGCGGTGCCGGATATCTGGCTCGATGTCGATACCATGGCTGATCTCGGCGACGTCGCCGCCGATTTCCGCGCCCGTCATGGTCGCAGGCTGACGGTCGCGACGAAATATTGGCGGCTGACGCAGCAGTTCTTCTCCAGCCAGCACGGCATCCAGCTCTATCGCATCGTCGAAAGCCTCGGCGCCACCGAAGGAGCACCCGCTTCCGGCTCGGCCGACATCATCGTCGACATCACCTCCACCGGCTCGACCTTGCGGGCGAACCATCTGAAGGTTCTGTCTGATGGGATCATCTTGCGCTCCGAGGCCTGCCTCGTCCGGGCGCGCAAGGAAAGCCATGAGAGCGATCCCTTGGTTCAGCGCATCATCGTCGCCGTACGCGGCGCGCTTTGA
- a CDS encoding sulfurtransferase/chromate resistance protein, protein MTSFNAITPEKLLRLLGTPKAPAILDVRDADDFEADPYLLPASRRRDHENVQAWAAEFRGRNVVCLCQHGGKLSEGVAAWLRLAGAAAEILDGGLDAWRAAGLPLIPVSILPGANASGATVWVTRARPKIDRIACPWLIRRFVDPGASFLFVTPQEVDGVAQRFGATPFDVEGVFWSHRDEECTFDTMVKEFRLELPALHHLSRIVRGADTNRLDLEPQAAGLLAVSLGLSRMYADDIEQLDAGMLCYDALYRWARDATQEKHDWVSHGAKKS, encoded by the coding sequence ATGACTTCGTTCAACGCCATCACTCCCGAAAAGCTTCTTCGTCTGCTGGGTACGCCGAAAGCGCCCGCAATACTCGATGTTCGAGACGCCGATGATTTTGAGGCCGATCCTTATCTGCTGCCGGCCTCGCGACGTCGGGATCATGAGAACGTTCAGGCTTGGGCCGCCGAATTTCGCGGCCGCAATGTTGTCTGCCTCTGTCAGCATGGCGGCAAGCTCAGCGAAGGCGTCGCCGCCTGGCTGCGGCTGGCCGGTGCTGCGGCGGAAATCCTCGATGGTGGCCTCGATGCCTGGCGGGCGGCGGGATTGCCGCTGATCCCGGTTTCGATTCTGCCTGGAGCCAATGCGTCGGGTGCGACCGTGTGGGTGACCCGCGCCCGGCCGAAGATCGATCGCATCGCCTGCCCCTGGCTGATCCGCCGCTTCGTCGATCCCGGCGCGTCGTTTCTCTTTGTCACGCCTCAGGAAGTCGACGGCGTCGCCCAACGTTTCGGCGCGACGCCCTTCGACGTGGAAGGGGTATTTTGGAGCCATCGCGACGAGGAATGCACTTTCGATACGATGGTAAAGGAATTCCGGCTCGAACTCCCGGCGCTTCATCATCTTTCCCGCATCGTCAGGGGCGCCGATACCAACAGGCTCGACCTCGAACCGCAGGCGGCCGGCTTGCTTGCCGTCTCGCTCGGATTGTCGCGCATGTATGCTGACGATATTGAACAGTTGGATGCAGGGATGTTGTGTTATGACGCGCTTTATCGCTGGGCGCGCGACGCGACGCAGGAAAAGCATGACTGGGTATCGCATGGAGCAAAAAAATCGTGA
- a CDS encoding LysR substrate-binding domain-containing protein, whose product MQAEKSGRSSPLAVNDAEALLQAAVAGLGRALLPKILADNVDGLCRVDSGDRNPPTRGIWLLIHAELRHLVRIRAVSDWLDTVFRRTHLEQ is encoded by the coding sequence GTGCAGGCGGAAAAATCCGGCCGTTCCAGTCCGCTTGCGGTCAACGATGCCGAAGCTCTGCTTCAGGCTGCTGTTGCAGGATTAGGGCGCGCGCTCCTGCCGAAAATTCTGGCCGACAATGTCGATGGGCTTTGTCGCGTCGATAGCGGCGACAGAAACCCGCCGACGCGTGGGATATGGCTGCTCATACACGCCGAGCTTCGCCACCTCGTTCGCATCCGAGCCGTTTCCGATTGGTTGGATACTGTATTTCGCCGTACGCATCTCGAACAATGA
- a CDS encoding 2'-5' RNA ligase family protein codes for MPYAISLKSTNNTALPVLDLWRQASAFETVPSMQGLNYPPHLTFAIYEDISPDRLCEAVRKAFHEIPAMSVEFSGIRHFRHDVLVLWARPVDDSALRHAHEAVHREIDPILCDEHYRPDHWQPHCTIAMKIPMASAETALTWAAETPARFTVTFDVADCVRYPPVEILSAVKLAPRYAAGGP; via the coding sequence ATGCCCTATGCGATCAGCCTGAAATCCACCAACAATACGGCGTTGCCTGTCCTCGATCTCTGGCGGCAGGCCAGCGCCTTTGAAACCGTGCCGTCGATGCAAGGGCTGAACTATCCTCCGCATCTGACCTTTGCCATCTACGAAGATATCTCGCCAGACCGTCTCTGCGAGGCCGTTCGCAAGGCTTTTCACGAGATTCCGGCAATGTCCGTGGAATTCTCAGGCATCCGGCACTTCAGGCATGACGTGCTGGTACTTTGGGCGCGTCCCGTCGATGATAGCGCCTTGCGACACGCCCACGAGGCTGTTCACCGAGAAATCGATCCTATCCTATGTGATGAGCATTATCGTCCCGACCATTGGCAACCTCATTGCACGATCGCGATGAAAATCCCGATGGCATCGGCCGAAACAGCGCTGACCTGGGCTGCGGAAACGCCGGCCAGGTTTACCGTGACGTTCGATGTTGCCGATTGCGTGAGATATCCTCCCGTCGAGATCCTGAGCGCGGTCAAACTGGCGCCTCGCTATGCTGCCGGGGGCCCTTGA